The Syntrophorhabdales bacterium genome has a window encoding:
- a CDS encoding DUF933 domain-containing protein, giving the protein MYISLVGTAGSGKTTLFKALASGGNGSTTGNGSPLTIIEVPDERLDALTKIFNPKKTVYSRIEVADTVAIREGEIKNETLDAKSLQQMRRSDAILLVVRHFENGHPADPVADFQTVHNEFILSDMTQIELRLERIRKQAGNKTQPALEQEKALLEKCLAHLETGEPLSTLQLAEEEEKKLRGFQFLSRKPMMIAINCAEGTPEDSTVAGLLRERVPAHVAVISACAQLEAELASMSPGERVQFMAEYGIKEAVRGRIIRLARDTMGLISFLTVGDDECRAWPIRKGMTAQDAAGTIHTDFYQKFIRAETVAYNDFISLGGFAGCKKAGVWRLEGKAYTVKDGDILCIRTGN; this is encoded by the coding sequence ATGTACATTTCATTAGTCGGCACTGCCGGCTCAGGCAAGACAACACTTTTCAAGGCTCTCGCCAGTGGCGGTAACGGTAGCACCACGGGTAACGGTTCGCCGCTGACGATCATCGAGGTGCCCGACGAGCGGCTCGACGCTCTGACAAAGATCTTCAACCCAAAAAAAACGGTCTACTCCCGGATAGAGGTCGCGGATACGGTCGCCATTCGTGAGGGAGAGATCAAGAACGAAACGCTCGATGCGAAGTCGCTTCAGCAGATGCGCCGTAGTGACGCCATCCTTCTCGTGGTGCGTCACTTTGAGAACGGGCATCCCGCCGACCCTGTCGCTGATTTCCAGACGGTCCACAACGAGTTCATCCTCTCCGACATGACCCAGATCGAATTGCGGCTGGAGCGCATCCGGAAGCAGGCCGGGAACAAGACTCAGCCAGCGCTGGAGCAGGAAAAAGCCCTCCTTGAAAAGTGCCTGGCGCACCTTGAAACCGGAGAACCTTTGTCTACCCTACAGCTGGCCGAAGAGGAGGAGAAGAAATTAAGAGGCTTTCAATTTCTCTCCCGGAAACCGATGATGATCGCCATCAATTGCGCCGAAGGTACGCCGGAGGACAGCACGGTAGCGGGCCTCCTCAGGGAGCGTGTTCCCGCGCACGTCGCAGTCATTAGCGCCTGCGCGCAGCTCGAAGCAGAGCTCGCTTCCATGAGCCCGGGCGAACGGGTACAGTTCATGGCCGAGTACGGTATAAAAGAGGCGGTCCGCGGCAGGATCATTCGTCTCGCCCGCGATACGATGGGACTCATCTCCTTTCTCACTGTGGGAGATGACGAGTGCCGCGCGTGGCCCATCAGGAAGGGCATGACCGCTCAAGACGCGGCCGGGACTATTCACACCGATTTCTACCAGAAGTTTATCCGCGCCGAAACAGTAGCCTACAATGACTTCATCAGCCTTGGCGGCTTTGCGGGCTGCAAGAAAGCCGGCGTGTGGCGGCTCGAAGGAAAGGCCTATACTGTCAAAGACGGCGACATACTCTGTATCCGCACAGGTAATTAA
- a CDS encoding lactate utilization protein has product MNEYQEWYEQLRVERTMKALRKNNFDAQFVAKAPDALSAIFKMIPDGATVGVGGSMTLIQIGFFEEAARHPITLMNPSPQQLTPEEFIEARRQILLADVFLCSSNAVTEDGKLYNIDGTGNRVASMTFGPKKVILVCGVNKIVKDMEEAHKRAQEWAAPMNAKRLALKTPCAETGVCADCASPQRICNVYVAMAKKPSRTDMTVLLVGEPLGL; this is encoded by the coding sequence ATGAATGAATATCAGGAATGGTATGAACAACTGCGAGTAGAGAGAACTATGAAGGCATTGCGGAAGAATAATTTCGATGCGCAGTTTGTCGCAAAGGCTCCTGACGCCCTGTCTGCAATTTTTAAAATGATCCCTGACGGTGCAACGGTCGGCGTGGGCGGGTCAATGACGCTCATCCAGATCGGCTTTTTTGAAGAAGCGGCCAGGCATCCAATCACGCTTATGAATCCCTCGCCCCAGCAGCTTACGCCTGAGGAATTCATAGAGGCACGGCGGCAGATCCTTCTGGCCGACGTATTCCTCTGCAGCAGCAATGCGGTAACCGAGGACGGCAAGCTCTACAACATCGACGGCACCGGGAATCGCGTGGCGTCAATGACCTTTGGCCCGAAAAAGGTGATTCTAGTATGCGGGGTGAATAAGATAGTCAAGGACATGGAAGAGGCCCACAAGAGGGCTCAGGAGTGGGCTGCGCCCATGAACGCGAAGCGGCTCGCCCTGAAGACTCCCTGCGCGGAGACCGGTGTGTGCGCTGATTGCGCGTCTCCCCAGAGAATATGCAATGTATATGTTGCGATGGCCAAGAAACCCTCGCGAACCGACATGACTGTGCTTCTCGTGGGCGAACCGTTGGGGCTTTGA
- a CDS encoding acetolactate synthase large subunit: MNGAELFVRTALASGIEACFVNPGTTEMLLVRALDALPGIRTVLGLFEGVCAGAADGYGRLKGKPAMTLFHQGPGLANGIAALHNAQQARTPILNVIGDHATWHRAENPGFHLDIESVARPVSGLCRTVRSVETLSRDTAESVRAALRGEIATLIIPQDYQSTESKTDTVDVANSRPEPVEQLRIDRAGALLRTQSPSALILGGKSLGKRGLAAVARIKAATGCDLFTGIFAACWERGAGLPVVQRTAHLPGQQDMGMYHGVVLAGTDEPVTFSGWQGFDSRILKKEQEKVSLVEPGQDVVEALERLADAVGAPGAANLPSGILASFEPPGIPAGELTADKACQTIAALQPEGAIVVDEGITSTRGYYVMAPRVAPHSVLMPGGTTIGWGMPCATGAAVASPDRPVISLEADGSAMFTVQSLWTQAREGLNVTTLIFNNSSYNALRSQILRDGVTSPGPVTRSVIDLERPSIDWIKVSQALGVPAVSVDTTEGLARHMRSALGEPGPHLIAMRLR; this comes from the coding sequence ATGAATGGCGCTGAACTTTTTGTCAGGACTGCACTCGCATCGGGCATTGAAGCCTGTTTTGTCAATCCCGGGACCACGGAAATGCTGTTGGTCCGCGCATTGGATGCTCTCCCTGGGATTAGAACTGTACTCGGGCTCTTTGAGGGAGTTTGTGCCGGTGCGGCGGACGGTTACGGCCGCCTGAAGGGAAAGCCCGCGATGACGTTGTTTCATCAGGGGCCGGGCCTTGCAAACGGTATTGCTGCCCTGCACAACGCTCAGCAGGCGCGCACGCCCATCCTCAACGTAATCGGAGACCACGCCACATGGCATCGCGCTGAGAATCCGGGTTTTCATCTCGATATAGAGTCTGTGGCTCGCCCTGTATCAGGATTGTGCCGTACAGTCCGATCGGTGGAGACACTCTCCCGGGACACCGCAGAAAGCGTGCGCGCTGCCCTGCGAGGCGAAATAGCAACGCTTATCATACCGCAGGACTATCAATCAACAGAGTCGAAAACAGATACAGTTGATGTCGCGAACTCTCGCCCGGAACCAGTCGAACAGCTACGGATAGACCGGGCCGGGGCGCTGCTGCGGACGCAGTCTCCGTCGGCTCTTATTCTCGGAGGAAAGAGTCTCGGCAAGCGGGGTCTCGCTGCAGTGGCCCGCATCAAGGCCGCAACGGGATGTGATCTGTTCACCGGGATTTTTGCCGCGTGCTGGGAACGGGGTGCGGGACTGCCGGTAGTGCAGCGCACGGCACATCTCCCCGGCCAGCAGGACATGGGTATGTACCATGGCGTGGTGCTTGCGGGTACGGACGAGCCCGTCACCTTCTCCGGCTGGCAGGGGTTTGATAGCAGAATTTTGAAGAAAGAACAGGAAAAAGTGTCGCTTGTTGAGCCCGGGCAGGACGTGGTTGAGGCGCTGGAGAGGTTGGCCGACGCTGTTGGTGCGCCGGGCGCTGCCAATCTGCCTTCTGGCATCCTGGCTTCGTTCGAGCCGCCTGGGATTCCTGCAGGAGAACTGACCGCCGATAAAGCGTGTCAGACAATCGCCGCTCTCCAGCCCGAAGGTGCCATAGTCGTGGATGAAGGGATCACATCAACGCGCGGGTATTATGTGATGGCGCCGCGAGTGGCACCGCACTCTGTTCTCATGCCTGGAGGCACAACGATCGGATGGGGAATGCCCTGTGCCACAGGGGCAGCGGTGGCATCGCCTGATCGGCCCGTCATTTCGCTCGAGGCTGATGGCAGCGCGATGTTCACCGTACAATCCCTTTGGACCCAGGCTCGCGAAGGGCTGAATGTAACAACGCTGATCTTTAATAACAGCAGCTACAATGCGCTGCGCAGTCAGATTCTGCGCGACGGCGTGACATCACCCGGACCTGTCACCAGGAGCGTTATCGACCTGGAACGTCCGTCGATCGACTGGATAAAGGTCTCACAGGCCCTGGGCGTTCCGGCAGTTTCCGTCGATACCACTGAAGGACTGGCTCGCCACATGCGCAGTGCGCTTGGAGAACCCGGTCCCCACCTGATTGCGATGCGCTTGCGTTAG
- the scmC gene encoding SynChlorMet cassette protein ScmC produces the protein MQTTHPDGAYNRIDVREHYRLQLADGQGWEIVAAQGAEPWVDKLASIMRLPCAASDGHPKLVFTRKSLDRDWWRDPVSRLAPAVAKSLPEKGWIAHDLTSLHFWAHDEVPDVVCEMGDEQDHDLDIVRMWLALAPIYNRTLELGGLPLHAGLVEKKGRAVLLAAPGGTGKSTCCARIPAPWRALCDDLTLMVLDATGQHQVHPFPTWSNYLWKVSENTWDVHQHFPLSALFFLEQGESDQATSIGQGKASVLITESAEQVCQTAWRNLIPEEERYLKERLFQNACALAKVVPAFKLSVTLHGRFWEEIDKALER, from the coding sequence ATGCAGACTACACACCCGGATGGCGCCTACAACCGCATAGACGTGCGGGAACATTATCGTCTGCAGCTCGCTGACGGCCAGGGGTGGGAAATTGTTGCCGCACAGGGCGCAGAGCCCTGGGTGGATAAACTGGCTTCGATCATGCGGCTTCCCTGCGCCGCGTCCGATGGCCATCCAAAGCTGGTCTTCACGCGCAAGAGTCTGGACAGAGACTGGTGGCGAGACCCGGTATCGAGGCTCGCCCCGGCCGTCGCAAAGAGTCTGCCGGAGAAGGGTTGGATCGCGCATGACCTCACCTCTCTTCACTTCTGGGCCCATGATGAGGTACCCGACGTGGTCTGTGAGATGGGAGATGAGCAGGATCATGATCTGGATATCGTAAGGATGTGGCTCGCGCTTGCGCCCATCTACAACCGGACTCTGGAATTGGGAGGTCTTCCGCTGCATGCGGGACTGGTCGAGAAAAAGGGGAGAGCAGTGCTGTTAGCGGCTCCGGGCGGCACCGGAAAATCGACGTGCTGCGCCAGGATACCGGCTCCGTGGAGAGCTCTCTGTGACGATTTGACGCTCATGGTGTTGGATGCCACCGGTCAGCACCAGGTTCACCCGTTCCCGACGTGGAGCAATTATCTTTGGAAGGTTTCCGAAAACACCTGGGATGTGCACCAGCATTTTCCTCTCTCCGCACTATTCTTTCTGGAACAGGGGGAATCGGATCAGGCCACAAGCATCGGGCAGGGAAAAGCTTCTGTTCTTATCACCGAGTCGGCCGAGCAGGTATGCCAGACAGCCTGGAGAAATCTCATCCCCGAGGAGGAACGATATTTGAAAGAGAGGTTGTTTCAGAACGCGTGTGCCCTTGCCAAGGTTGTTCCCGCGTTCAAGCTCAGCGTTACTCTTCACGGCCGTTTCTGGGAAGAGATAGATAAGGCCCTCGAGCGATGA
- a CDS encoding universal stress protein — protein sequence MIPQIRKILYATDLTKNSSYAFYFAADMARKHDAKIIILHCIGAIPPSVYMEAGFTDAEALLQRSKEAEKKENVIEIKSRLEEFCKRVESQIGPPCASLVADVVVKAGYPVEEILNTADTQGCDVIVMGTHGKGILRQAFLGSVARSVLERSRKPVFIIPLPSEKSGGEWVGA from the coding sequence ATGATACCGCAGATTAGAAAGATTCTTTATGCAACCGATCTTACCAAAAACTCTTCGTATGCATTCTATTTTGCCGCGGATATGGCGCGGAAACACGATGCAAAGATCATTATACTTCATTGTATCGGAGCAATTCCTCCCTCGGTGTATATGGAAGCGGGTTTTACGGACGCTGAGGCGCTCCTGCAGCGGTCAAAAGAAGCAGAAAAAAAAGAGAACGTGATCGAAATCAAAAGCCGCCTGGAGGAATTCTGCAAGAGGGTGGAATCACAGATCGGCCCGCCGTGTGCGAGCCTCGTCGCTGACGTTGTCGTTAAGGCCGGTTATCCCGTGGAAGAAATATTGAACACGGCAGACACCCAGGGTTGTGACGTCATCGTGATGGGGACACACGGCAAGGGGATATTGCGTCAGGCCTTTCTGGGCAGCGTGGCACGGTCGGTGCTGGAGAGAAGCCGAAAGCCTGTTTTTATTATTCCGCTACCTTCTGAAAAGAGCGGTGGGGAATGGGTGGGGGCTTAA